The genome window CGTACATCTTCCCTGAGTCTCCGGGGGGCACCTCCTATGAGAGATACGAGTGTTACAAGGTAGGTGAGGACCACAGGTGTGTCGAATTTCAAACCTCAGCCCCGAAAACCACTCGCCTTTTTAAGGGCAGCTAGATTTCCTTTCTGACAGTTACATGTTTTTTCAGCATCAGTTTCCTCTCTCCCAGATGCCATCAAGACTTTTCTTTCCAAACTCAGAGCCAGGGTCTTGCAGTAAACATTTTGACAAAGGAAAGTGCTTAAGGAATGAGTCAATAACTCATTTTTGGATCTTGAAGTTAAGCAGAAGTTAAGCAGTTTCAATTGGTGCTTAGTATTCTAAGTGGTATTTCCAAATAACATAAAGCCACGTTGGATGTTTAGAGAGCTTGGGTAGGGGAGGGACGATGCCAGTTCTCTTTGGACTGACCTTGCTGTTTTTCGGTCGTAGATTGTTTCAGTCTAAGGTGTTCTCCTTTATTTTGGTCCTCTGCTACGTATGGCTTAGTGTCAGAAGCAAGTCTGGAACTTAGAATTGTTATAAAAATACATTGATTTTTGTCTCGTGAGAAGGCCCTCCCCATGACGTGTAAATGTGTCCTGTGGAATGACGCTGTGATTTCCGCTCCTGACAGGTTCCCGAGTGGTGCTTAGATGACTGGCatccttcggagaaggcaatgtaTCCTGACTACTTTGCTAAGAGAGAACAGTGGAAGAAACTGCGGAGGGAGAGCTGGGAGCGGGAGGTGAGTCTTGCCTATACTTTCTCTCTAAGGTGTGTTCAATACAACATTTACAACCATCTTAGAAATAGGTTAAATGTGTTTCCTGGTCTTTGGGCTTTTCTGTTCTTtaattttgcttctcttctccttcccctccatAATCCTTTGCTTGACTTTCCTCTATAATCTGTTAACCTTCTCCACCAGCGCCTTGGGTGTTTTTCCACTCATGATGActgatttatgtatgtatttaaaacttaattcatttttggctgtgctgggtcttcattgcggtgAGGgtttttccctagttgcagcaagcaagggctactctctagttgctgtttgcagtcttctcactgcagtggcttttcttgttgttgagCATAGACTCGAGGGTGTGTCGGCTTgagtagctgcagctcccgggctctagagcagagcctcagtagctgtgacacacgggcttcgttgctctgtagcatgtggaatctccctggatcagggattgaacctgtatctgctgcattggcaggtgaatttttcaccactgagccactagggaagccctgatttatgttttaagaaattCAGTCTGCGGTAGTGTGAAAAATAAATTGGAGAGGACaagtggagaagggaagagaccAGTTTGGGTTATTGCAGTAGTTTAGTCCAAAGACTACACAGCCAGCGCTAGGATGGGTACGGTGGATGTGGAAGGAAGCAGCTTCAGGATATTGTTTGCAGGGATGTGAAGAGGGATTGGATTGGGGTGGGGGGTATTGTGcgcggtgaaggacagggaagaaccAAGAATGATTTCCAGGTTTTAAGCTTCAACATGTGgagtttggtggtggtggttattgAGATAGGGAAGAGAAAACAGATGTCAGGACAATCAGGTGTTcggttttaaaagtttaaaaatgttaaagttgAGAATCCTGTGACACATGTGATGCAGGTGTCAGACAGTGACTGGATGTGCAAATTTGGAACTCAGAGGAGAGATTTGGGCTCAAAATAGAAATGTGGGTGTTATCAGTTGTTTTAAAAGCCACAGAAGAGGGAATGGGGGCCTCTTCCTCGTTCCCTCTCCACAGCAGAGGAACTGGATTAAGTGAAGGCTGGCAGAGAGCCACAGAAAGGTTTGAGATCCTTAGATCCAAGAGAAAGTGTTTCAGGAATAGTGGCCAGGGTCAGTCATCTTTGATGTGGTTTAGAGTCCTGGAAATAACATTGAAAGGTGTTAATTACAGAGAGGGCATTAGTGGCCCTGACTTGAGCTTATCTGTCACACAAAGATTGATGAAGGTGAGGAGGAGAAAATGGGAGGGAGAGATGACTCTTGAACATTTGCTGAGGAGAGCGAAGAAATGGGGCAGTAACTGGAGACCGAGagattcctttcttttaaaataaataacgaTGCATACGTACTGGTGAGATTTGGGGTGAGAGTCTGGTAATGCCGAATCAAGATGGAACAGGTACAGAAGGAAAATTTTTGAGGATCCCGAGCCTATGTGGGGGCCTTTGAAAGGAGATGGGATTCTTCCTCCATTCTTATTGGACAGAAGCTGTAGGTAAATACTTCTGGCTTAGAAGTTTAGATGGTGGGGAAATGACAGACTTTCATGTGCGGGGTTCTCTTTCTTAAGTGAAATAAGGAAAAGCCAGGGAGTGGGCAAAGCATGTTTGTAGAACATGAAAAAGTGTGATAAGCGTGGGCAGAGGATGAGCTTCCTGGAGAGGAGCAGTAAGATTGCTGTGGGGTGGTGAAGGCCCTTGTGAGGCTGGGAATAAATGTGTTGTGACTTCAGTTTgttccaggaatttttttttttctctttagcaaTACTAAGCTGTACGGGTGCAGGCCTGAAGGTAGATTGTGTGTCTCTTCTCTGTCAAGAGTGACAAGGAATTGAAGTTCCTCCATAGGGAGTGATTTTCGTGATGGAGTCTAGCTGGGTCAAGTAGGGACGTACACAGGAGACTGATGCAGAGAAGGGCCAGTTAGGTGGGAGAATGTGGGAACTGGGAGCCTCTGTGAGTTCAAGAAGTTATGTTCAAGGGGCCTTTAAGTAAATGAGCTGGAAGAGGACACTGGTTACTGGAATATTGGGTTACTTGAAGTCATGATTTTGTGATCAAGGAGGGCAGTGTTTTCCAAGAAGTATGTGAGCATTTGGGAACTTGAGGTGTGTTTGTTCATGAAGAGCAGCTGATTCATTCTGCAGTTGATCACTTTGATAACCTCTCCCCAAAACCTTCCTCCTTTACTTATTCCATCGACATTATTAAACAGcacatgtactgtagcccaaGTCTGCCACAACCCAGAATTGGTTTTCTGTAGGGAGGTTCAAAAAACCATGGCTCTGGAAAGTGGGTGCCTTGGCTCTCTTCCTCTATTAGGACAGTGGTGGTCTCCAAGATTTGCTGGAACAGGAGTAGCTAGGCAGCAGGGGGCAGGACTAAGCACATTTGTACCTGATTGCTATTTGGAGGGCTTTTAAATTAACATCCCTAATGTAGTCAAATTGAGGTTTCTTAACAGTGCTTTCGGAGACCACTTTGCAGAGACACGAGAGCATGCCGGGGGGCGTGGTCAGGTGAAGAGGCCATAACAAGGGGAACTTGGAGTAGTAATTGACAGGGTTTTGCTTAATGAGTAGGAGGTGGGGTAGGAGGGTTTGTTCTCAGCTTTGCTGTTTTAGAATGGGAAAACCTTTGAGGAGAACAGCTTTTGTGTCTGAGTTAAAGTACGGGCATAGAAATAATGCAGTTCTGTATAAACAGCTCTTTTCTGTAGTGAGGATCAGTGTCATGTGACAGAGTAGAAACAACGCTGACACTGCTCCACAGCAGAGGTCGGACCATCAGTTTGACTCCTGTTCTAATTGTTCTCTCTTTACCGCTCTTTTAGGTGAAGCAGCTGCAGGAGGAAACCCCGGTTGGTGGTCCCCGAACTGAAGCTTTGCCCCCAGCCCGAAAGCAAGGTGACTTGCCCCCTCTGTGGTGGCATATCGTGACCAGACCCCGGGAGCGGCCCATGTAGAGGAAGATGCCTCACAGTCATGCTCGCAAGTGAGATGAATAGGACACACACTTGCCCTAATAAAATAACTCCACCTGGTATGACTGACGTGTTCTGAGGAGTGACATGCTGGATGATTGGGCCGCTGTCATTTTCTTAGCAGTTATGCATATAAAGAAAAGTATGTGAAATGTAGTCGGTCAGATGTGTTCTGTTCATCCCCATTAAGTCATATTGATAAATAGGCTATCAAGGGAAAACTACACAGCAGATACAAGAGTTACTTGAATAAACTTGAGTTGAAGGCTTAACTCAGCTGTAATGAGTGGAAGGCATGAGAGGCTAAGAAGAGAAAGCATGCCAGTAGTGAGTGTGTAAGATAACTTTCCTGTTTCCTAGATTCCACTCATGGAATTTTAGCTTTGATTAAAGGACCACTCTTAAGCACACGTTCAGCAAATAAGCAtgcagtttatggggttctcaGGATTGGAGTTTGGTGGCTGGGGTTAAAGCATTCCATCTGAATGGCACTTTTGTGACAGTCATTTCAAAGGCAGTTTCCCAGCTTTGCTTCCTCTACTGTAGCTTGGATTGTCTGCAGATACAAAGGTAAGGGTGGCAAAAACTAaatgaagttttttgttttttttctaaaggtaaagccatttaaaaaattcagccaAACCCAGCTAGTTTCAGTTCTTGGTAACTCACTGGAACTGTTAACATTAAACTCACTTAGGTCAGGCAACTAAGTGTTCTTAGGGTGCACAGAAATGATGTCAGTTTTCTAACTAAGCTTGATGTGAGTTTCAGCCCATCTTCTAACATTTGACCAAGACCTCAGCCTGAATTTTAATAAGACTTGAAATGCAGGGCTTGTTTTTTTCTAGTGGTTCTTTATTTATAATGTAGGCTGAAGCAACTGTTACAAGGTGGAGGGGAGACACGTTACACAGTTATTTATACAAGTTTAGAACAAAAAACTGCACAGGGAGAGGTCAACTCTCAGTACAaactagcaactaaaccacaataaTTTACCTTTAGAAACgatttctttattttcagctGTGACACTGCTTTTACAATATGCAAAAACACAAACAGAACTACCCAAGGTGTTTTGTCACATTCTTTCTACATTGAATTTGgcaacattttatattaaatttattcaGATTATACTAACgtttaaaaactaaacaagtgAAAAGCTGTACCAAGGTACAGTTACATCCATTTATTTCAAAGGTTTAAAATACCACTTTTATCTAACGTAATTACCTTGCAGTGATTTCTGCTTTTGCAAAAACCATCTCAAGCATCATATGCACAATGCATCAGCTACTTTTAGTCATCAAGATTGGTGGGCTAAACCACAGGCACTACTGTTGCTTATATTCTGTAAAAGGAGcttgtttttcaaagaaaaaaagcttaaatAGTTTCTAATAATCATGCCTTTGCTTTAAAGCCATAACATAAAATGTCCTTGAGCGATCACAGCAGTGTTAAATGTTAATATATAGAACAGTGACTATACAGGTACATTTCTTTCACATCCAATGCAGTTATGTATTAAAGCATAAGAGTATGTAGCCGAAGCTTGGCACCAACAGAAATCTGCAGGCCCTGGGAGACCCGCCAGGCTCTTTCTCCTTGAGAGGTTCGGTCCCAAATGAGCACTTTGAACTGACCCCATTAAGAGgctggctttctttttttaaaaacaccatcGCAGTCCCCAGATGTGATCCTTTAAATCTACAAATCTCTGTTGGCTTTAGGGGATGGGCATTATAACAAATTtaactttcacttaaaaaataaaagacagaaatccaTTCCAAAAAACATTACCTAGGATACAAAAGAGGACAGTATAGTGGTCAGATTCCAGGTGACAAGAAAGAAATCCTCCTCTCCAATGTTTAGTATGAAGCCAGTTAACTGCCACTTATTtaaaagaagataagaaaaacaAGCCCCCAGACTGGTAAACACATTGGCAAGTTGCTAGACTCCAAGCTGGTTACCCTTGTTAAATCCGCTCgagttttttcaaaatatttgggcTTTTCAACGCACCCAGCCTGCTGGGCACAGTTAAGTAAAAGGCATTTGCTATATCTAAGAATTCCCTgctatcatttttaaatgttttcacatttttaaaactgcCTTACCATTTTGGATGCATTTGGACTCAATGAAAGTGGGTATAACAGACGAGTAACTGAAGTGGGGGTTCTATGTCTACCCGGTGGCGGCCGCATGCACAGGACTGGAGGTGGGTGCTGTGTGCAGTCAGGAGGAATCGTGGGAGAAAGGAAGTCCTTAAACACCCTACAGAAACAAACACTGCAATCCAGTATGGCTTATTCGGATGCATTTACCATGAAGCTACTAGAAATTTCAACCTACGGGCTACCCTTAAATGTAACAGGATCGGCTATGTTGACAGTGTGCCCCTCCCCGACCCTCCCCCCAATCCCAACACAGTCTACCATCTCCAGAGTTACTTCACTCCAAATATTGCTCATCAGCTGACTCCCGCATTTCTCATCCCGAAAGTAGTTTGCTTGGATAAGGATTTTTACTCCTTATCCATTTTGTTTGTACATTAAAATAACTTGAATTTGCTCCTAAGCCAGACTACTACAATGCATCTACAAAAGCTtgcaggaaaacaaaagaaaaaaagctaagtATAGTTATCCTTTCTTCTGAACTCACTAACTTTGTGGTTCCCCTGCCCGACCTCCCCCCGCCcttatgcatttaaaattttacaaagacTTGTAAAAAAGTTAAATGGAATTTGGCaccttcagaaaaatcaaaagaggAACTTAAGATTAAAATGTGCAGAAAGAAAACTGTTGATATTTACAAATTAAAAGATCAAGGTATGTCAGTTACATATGTTACTTTTAATTCTTATCTAAAGGTGTACTTTCAAAAGAGCTGTGTTCTGAGTTGCCTACAAAATCTTTTGATTATAGATTGGAATGGATCAAGACAAATTAGGTCTTATTAATTAGACAGTTCATTCCCCACTGGCAGCATTTCTTGAGAGCCTAAGAGAAGCGCGGGGCTGAGCGGTCATTTGTCGTGGTCTTCTTCAGTTTCACACCCCTTCGGATGGCATTCAGCATGTCTTCTCCTTGCGGGACGTCCCTCGGGCTCAGATCTGCAGGGTCGCTCTCTGGAACCTGGCCTGGGGAGGCAGTGGCACTTGGGGCATCTTGGTCTTCAGCCTCGCTTTCTGGAATTGCCTGTCTGTGCTCCTCGGGGATGCTCGGCTTCGGGCCTGGAAGAGGGGGGTTGACGGAGGCTTGGCCGCTCCACATTGAGGCGGGCACGCTGGTGCCACCCTGGGGGCCCTCACCTACAGATGGTGACTCTGGGCTGTGCTCACCCCGCTCCTCAGGCCCATCTGGAGGGGCTGGCAGCACCCCAGGGAGGTCTGGAACGGTGGGGGTCTTGACAGGGATCACGGGTGTCTTGATGGGGATGGGACCGGCTCCTATGGTTCCCCGGCGGACAGAAGGCTTGGTGGAAGGGGTCCGTCGGATGGTGGCAACCCCTGGGGTGACCATAGCAGGTCCGAGGGTGGTGGGAAGGCCCGCAGTTGAGGCTGGGCGCTTGGCTTGGAACATCCTTCGATAGGACTGGCTGATGTCGCTGTTTCTTGGGATGGTGGAGGATTTGTCAAACTCCTGCTGATCAGCCTCCTGGTCACCACTTACAGAGAAATAATCGTAATCTGAAACTGATTATAGGATGCGATTAGAAATCTTGGAGGTGGTGGCTGtgctttttcattctctgtgttgggAGGACAGAAGGCCCCAGAAGCCAGGGATTTCACCCGCAACTTTAGCCCAAGCCTCCCTGGGTTTCCGGACCCCCGCCATCTAAGAACTCCCTAACAGGGATTGTCATTTTGTTCACCAAGGGAGCCCTGAGCACCCAgagcagagctggacacaacaggCCTGCACTCAAATGCTGCTGAGCTGGGAAGGACGCAAAACGCTACCTCTGAGAACCTCTGGGAGGAATAGAGAGGGTGGAAGGAGGAAATAACCTCTCCAACCTGGAATATAATGTAAGAAACAAACCTCACATGGACCATACAGATCTCCCTCATGATCAGCTCACTAGTGCAAAGACTAGAAAAACAATGGAACTGGCAACGAGTCTCTGAAACCTATGCACAAAGACAGGTTCCATCAGTGCAGTGTGCTCACCTCCTCCCAACACAGAGTCACGTGGGAGCGGGAGGCATCCCGGCCGAACACCTCAAGAGTACGTTTCTGAACAGCGGCAGTGGCATCTGGGCCAGGTCAGTCCAGGGGTGGGGATGTGGGGGTCTTTGGGCTGTGTTACGGGATGTTTAGCGGCATCCCTGTCTTGTCTGCTAGACGCCAGTAGCACCCCCCCCCACCAACTGTGACAACTAAAAATGTCTCTAGATGTTGCCAAGTGTCCTCTGGGGAGCAAGACGGCCCTCCACTGAGACCCACTGTCAGAGACCTTGATGGAGGACTGCCAGCAGGCTTGGCCAACGCACAGATCTAGTGGCTGTGATGCCATCATGCTGGCCTTGCAGCTGTCTGGGGAGACGGATCAGAGAGGCGGTTCATAGAGAACTTGGCTGGAACAGGTTAGGAGTTTGGGGCTTCAGACTCTTGACAAGATCTTAGCTTCACACTCTAGCTCTGCTTCTTATTTACTTGTGGGAaccctgggcctcagtctccatgtatgtaaaatgaggataaatatacacatgggcttcccaagtcgcgcagtgatgaagaacctgcctgccaatgtaggaggtgcagtgtttgatccctgggttgggaagatcccctggaggagaatatggcaacccactccagtattcttgcctggagaattccatggacagagaagcctggtgggctacagtccatggggctgcaagccacgactgagtgagcacgcaTACATGTATGTAAGTGGCTGTGACAAATAAATGGGACAATAAAGTGCTTAGTCTGTTTTCGTCTGTTTAGcggctcagtcatatctgactctttgcaaccttgtccgtgggatttttcaggcagggatactggagtgggttgccatcctcctccaagggatcttcctgacccaaggatcaaacctgcattggcaggtggattctttaccctctaagccaccagggaagcccaaagtgctTATTATAAAGTGCCAAACACAAATGATAAAGTACCATTAACAGCATCTTGTGTTCACATTGGGAACTGCCCTGAACCCTGAAGGTGAAGAACAAGCGAAGCTGTGAAAGTCTGGCCACTTCCTTGGATGGCAGCTACCTAACAATCACAGGCAGAGCCCTCCTGAGCATTCCAAAATGCTCAATGGTGTCTGGACGGACGTCTGCCTCCTCCCAGGAGGGAGGGCCCCCCATCCTCACCTGACACTGCTCAGGAAGCCTGGCTGGAAAGCCTAGGCTGCCTCCTACCTTGGGAGGGGATGGTATCCTCAGAGCAGCAGGGGGTGGTGGTCTGGGTGCTATAGCCACTGGAGCACTGAAGCGAATCCCGGCTGCTCCTCTGGGTGTCCAGCTGGAGGCCCCGAGACAGGGCCAGTGCCAGTTCCTCACAAGCCTCCATCTCCTCTCCAGGCTGCAGGTGGGAGGAAAGAGACGAGCCCCCGGGGCCATGAGTCCCTGTCTGATAACCCCAGAGCCTTTCTACTCTTCCAGTGGGCCTTGTCTGGATCCTACTCTGTTTCCATGACCACCACTGGGTCTGTGGGCCCAGGAGGCTGTCAGCTTGCTTGGGCCCTACCCAGGCTCTAGAAAGTTCTAGAGTCTAACTCCCATATGAGACCTTCCCTGGGGGCCTTCTAAATGCCATAGACCAGGGAGTCGGGGAAAAGGGCTCGGGTCCCTCCAGCCGCCGGCCAGCACATGTCCCTTGGCCTGGTATGGAGGGCCCCGGCCAGCCGAAGAAAACAAGAGCGTCACCCTGGTGGCGGCCGACACGGTCATGCTCCTTGGCCTCTGGGCCTCCTCGGTAGCGGCGGGGGCACCTCCTGCCACAGTGGGGCCTCCTCCGCTGGGGTCTGGCTCTCGCTTCTCTTTGCGGCGCTGAAGGGTGTTCACCAGAGGCTGATCGTAAGGTCCTGGCTTGGCCCAGTCCTGAGTGGAGCAAGCGTGGTCAGGCGCCAGAGCCTCGGCCTCCACTTGGAGGCCAGAGAACCCCCCAGACAGCTGCCCACCCACGGAAGGCGGCTGGTCCCCGCGGGGGAGCTCACGCTGGGACAAGCCAGCAGCCCCTTCTCCCCTCACCCAGTGCTAGCAGAAAGGAATGGACAGTCCTTTGGGGACCCCCTGGGTACCTCTCCTTTCCTCATATCTGCCCAAAGACAGAAAACCCACAACAACTGGgcagggagcctgggggactCTTACAGCCACCAAACAGCTGACCAACTGCCTGCCGGGTCTAAAGGCACCAGCCAGTGGAGAGACGTCCCCAGGGACTAGGCCCTCCCCCGATGTCTGAGGGAGCCCCTGGCCTATGGGCTCAATTGATCGCACTTGCATAGCCTGGCCACCAGGGGGCACTAAAGGAACGTCAGACTCTTTCCCTGAGGCCGAACCTCACTTCAGGGAAGCAGCCCCAAAGGGGGGACGTGCCTTCTGAGGTCCTTACAGAGGAAGGGAAggcccctgggttggaagaaggaTTCTGAGGAGTCTGAGAGGTCTGCACCACTTGTTCAAAATGCAGGCTGCCTAGGGGCCTACTATTCCAGTTAGGGACCTCTTGAAATATCCTCTGGGCGTCAATTGTACTTGCTAGGAAATAACATGAAAACTTTTTATATTAAAGCAATGTCTATTGCTTTAAAGCAGTGTCTATTGATTTATATGTCTTAATATAAACCATTAAgaccgaaaaataaagtctgcatgGACTTTgaagatttggggaaaaaaaagccaaaaccTATCTGGGGGCATAGTTCTATTACCATGCCCTGATAAGGGACTCAGGGGAACAGTCTGGGGTACACAGTCCCCGGTATCAGCGGCTCCTTCAGGAATCCCCCAGGAGGGCAGAACCGGGACGTACACTCAGGAACCAAACATCCCCACCGTGCTCCATCTGGGTCTACTGGGGCCCATCCGGGGTTAACTGGTGTCTCCTACAGCCCCTCCAACCCCAGCTCCGCGTGGACATCTCTGCCTCAGCGCTGCCTGCTGGCTTCTGGTCCCCCCCTGGGAGAATTTACTCAGGGAGGAGGTGTTATGGGGAAGAAGGCAGAGTGTGAGAGGAAGGGGTTGAGGGGAGAATCGGGGTGAGAATCGTGGGGGCAGAAGAGGGGTGAGCACAGAAGCAatgagggaggggggagagggcagAGAGACACAAACCTTCCAGCTAGGGATCTGAGATGACGGGAACATGCCGGGCCCAATGGTGTAATAATGAGCGTAGTCTGGAAGATGGACAGAGGTGACCCGAGGGAGCAGGCGGGAGGCGGGCAGGCAATGAGGGAAAAGGCTCGCCCCTACGGGCcccacatgggactcacttgatAAACTATACTGAGAAAACCCGTTAGACAACTGGaaacaaaaaaaaggggggaggaaaaaaggaaaaaaaaattaatacaacagGATGAGCGTGGAGGTACAAGATGGCATTGACATTCAAGGGATGGGGCAGACCTGAGTATTTACAAATAAATGTCAGGGACTCTGCTGCTCATGGACAGTCCATGATGCGAGAGAAGAGCTCCGGGGGCAAAGAATGCACATTTATCTGACACCAAGCATTCAGTGGGGGAAAATACTGTATCTACTTTTAGAATAGTTTGGAAATGATCGGTGTCCCTAATGTGCAGTGCTAAATAGTCTTCGATTATTCCACTAATAATTTCACAGTGATGGTGATTTGCTCATCTCATTATGCAGCTTTCAAAACTCAACACCATCAGCTGAAGCTGTTCGTTCCAGGATTCCAAAATCATCAGAGTGTTCAGGAGCAGATTCTAAATTGGGGCAAAGAAGCGGGGGCTGCAAACGAAAAGGCGGGAAAGCACACAGCCTCTGACGCGGTGGAATGTCACATCCAACGACAGGGTGACGAGGTGGCCACGGCGGGCGGGgtgcaggggagggggaggaggagagatggATGGCCATCCATGTCCTGGGAAGAAGCCTTCACACCTCCGAGTTCCCCAtaccccttcctctccctctgggtGACCGCAAGGTCACTGCTTCAGGAGCCAGGCACCCCTTCCCGAAAAACCCCTCAGTCTCGTCCCTCCCTCTGTCCCAAGAGGGGCCGCTCTTGGAGATTTTGAGTTTCTGGGTTCCTGCGGCTGGGCAGGAAACAGCTGGCAGAGGGGGGGGTCGGGGGAGAGGCTGGGACCCCAGCCGGTCACCTTCTCCGTGGACGCCCAGGCGCCCATGGTGGAGCCTGAGCTGACCGAGGTGGGCGAGCTGCACTCGCTCACCGACTGGCAGGTTTCCGAGGCTTCGGAGGAGGCCGAGCTGGAAGAGTTCTGCAGCCGGGAGGGACCACGCGTGGGGACCGCGTGCCGCCACAAAAGGAC of Muntiacus reevesi chromosome 12, mMunRee1.1, whole genome shotgun sequence contains these proteins:
- the NDUFB9 gene encoding NADH dehydrogenase [ubiquinone] 1 beta subcomplex subunit 9, producing the protein MAFLSSAAYLTHEQKVLRLYKRALRHLESWCIHRDKYRYFACLLRARFDEHKNEKDMVKATQLLREAEEEFWHGQHPQPYIFPESPGGTSYERYECYKVPEWCLDDWHPSEKAMYPDYFAKREQWKKLRRESWEREVKQLQEETPVGGPRTEALPPARKQGDLPPLWWHIVTRPRERPM